CGACGTCgcttgtccgcgagagagaacagagatgGAAGGGAGTTCGCGTCGgtgcagagaggaagaaggaaatggTTTCGGGTGGATCGGCGTTTGGGAAGGgaaataagagaaagaaaaggatttataattaaaaacatttcctcacctaaacgggtatcccaaacaggctttatccgaactcgtcgatcgatcccctcaaaaccctccgtacgagctccgaaaaattctcagaaaatttctaaaaattctagaaaaattctataagattatttcccaaattacattattaattaaattttccagtATCTTACAATCATACTGTTCCATCTATACCAAGTCTCCTTACACCCCAgagtcttccactacttctattacccAAACAAATCCGAGCCGGACATTTTTATCTTCCAAGCTCGAGTGGGTGTAGTATTTTTCAATAAAATTCCCTCATCTAATAAAGGATGGAAGTCTCACTACTTCTTTCTTCAACTTGCCTATCTAGTGACCTTCTCGACCGGATGGCAAATGGAGTTATCCAATCCTCCCGAGCTAAGCAAGTACTGATAGGAACCAATCTACTTCTCAACCTCTGCTCAACTATTTGATCTGAAGTATCATATTCATAAgttgctgactgatggagtgTTATACATGTTTGGATTGAGTCCCATTCAAGCCCAGACTACCTGACAGTTTTGGTGAGAAATTCATCATCCTATTGTTATTGGACTTTATTGGGTGactccacaaagttagcacataaagaaaTAGATGCTCATGGAGAAACCGAGCTAAAGATTCATGGGCTATTGCCGATCGACCCATCCGAGGAGCCGATCGATGAAGAGGAAATGAGTCTTGCTGCCAGGAGCGACGCGGCTGCCAATATTGAGGAGTTGCCACCTCCACGGTCCTCCTTACTGCTGATAGTTGTACCCTCCGACACTACAAAAAAATTGGACATTAGGACCACAATAATAGCAGCGGTTGATGAAGCGGTTGTAACAGCAGATCCAATAGAATTGGTCAAGTGTAACCGCTCCTAAAACCGCTTCAATTGAGATTTTTTTGATGCGGTTGTCAAACCGTTGCTATTGGACACATATAGAACCGGTTATTAGAACCGCTCCTATAAGTTCCTTTTAGAAGCGGTTTAGAACCGCTCCTAAAAGGAACTTATAACCGCTCCTAAAGGGTACATACGAGATTAATAAAAAACCATGTTCGCATCTCATATTATTTTCACAATTCCAGCAAACCTTTCTATTTTGGCGACCCTCTTTGTTCCAGCGACCTTCTCTTTTCTATCGACCATCTATGTTCCAGCGATCCTCTCTATTATAGCGACACATCAGATTAATTGCACCCTAGCATCATCCTTCGACATCCACATCATAAATCGCCTTTGATTTTATTTCTCGAGGTAATTTCTTGGTTTAGTTTTCGTATGGTGACAATGTTTTTATATGTTAATGGTGATAAAAATTATAATCGATTAGGGTTTAATTTGTGTTGGCCGGTAGATTTGTAAATTTTTCCAATGAATcccttaatttgatttttttttctacgAGTTATCcgtattatttttcaagtttattATTGTAGTTTGCTTACAACGTGCCTATGATGCTAAGCTTCATTTTTATATTTAGTAattgtatttatatatatgtttgttgaaTTCTTGGAAATTTTATCTACGAAGTttctttaatttttgataaatcttGCTTCAATGttttaacttttataaattattgaaCAACATCAAATTATGCAGAAGCAATGGATGGCTGCGCCACATGGCAGTCTTGAGTATCGGGTGGGAATCCTATATTTTTTGCGTTATGCATTTGGTGATGCGGCTCCAGATGTCACGAGACCATGTCCTTGTTGCAAATGCATAAATTCATTGAGTCATGATCGTGAGACAGTACACGAACATCTGATGATAAATGGTATTTTACAAGATTATCGCATCTGGAATTTTCATGGAGAAAAACTAATTGTACAAGATCATGATAACAAAGAACTTCATTATTCAGTGCAACAAGTTTCTGAAGTAACTAGCCATGAACCGATGGTACAAGAAATGCTGCATGATGCATTTGGAATTCATGAAGGATCTACAAGTAATGAAAATTACATTGGAGCATCAACGAGTCATACACCGATGGAGTCTAATGTTAAAGATTTCTATCGACTAATTGAGGAAGGGAAACAACAGCTATATACCGGATGCACAGAGTTTTCTAAACTGTCGTTCCTTGTTGAGTTATTTCAACTGAAAGTGAATGGAAAATGGAGTGATAAGTCATTTACAGCATTGTTGGACTTCCTTCGTCGAGTACTTCCATCTGAAGCTCAAGTGCCTAAGTCATTTTATGAAGCAAAGAAATTAATTTCTAGTTTAGGACTTCATTATGAAAAAATACATGCTTGTCCAAATGATTGCATGATTTATTGGGGGGAAAATGAGAATGAACAGGCTTGCAAAGTGTGTAACCTTCCAAGATGGAAACATTTGCAGAAATCATCAAGGAGATCGTATAAAGGTGGAAAAAAACGTCTTGAAGTTAAAATTCCAGCCAAAGTCTTTTGGTATTTTCCATTGAAACCAAGATTATAACGGTTATTCATGTCCTCTAAGACGTCTGAAAATATGCAATGGCATTTCAAAAAACGTGTTTCAGATGGAAATCTAAGGCATCCAGTTGATTCTCGAGCATGGAAGGAATTTGATGAACGTCATTATGAATTTGCGTCTGATCCTAGAAACGTACGCTTGGGACTCGCCGCTGATGGgtttaatccatttaaaaatcaaAGCACTTCACATAGTACTTGGCCTATTGTCCTGATGCCTTACAATTTGCCACCTTGGGAATGCATGAAGCCTTATTCTATTATTTTATCCACCCTTATTCCTGGTCCAAAAGCACCTGGCAATGATATCGATATATATTTGCACCCCCTATTGACTGAATTGAAAGATTTATGGGAAAATAGAATTGCCACATTTGATGCttgtgaaaaaaaaatgtttcaaaTGCGGGCTGCATTACTTTGGACAGTTAGTGATTTTCCTGGTTTGGGTTGTTTGTCTGGATGGAATACATATGCCAAGAATGCATGCCCAACTTGTGCTGATAATAGAGATGCAGTGTACCTAAAACATGGCAAAAATTGGTCATTCAGAGGGCATCGTCGTTTTCTACCACCAGATTCAGAAATGCGAACAATGCCAAGTTATGACAAACCAGAGTTACGTGAGTTAGATTTGGCACCATTGTCTGGATCTGACGTTCTacgaatgaccttaaacaagaatGTGATTTTTGGTAAGAGTAATGCATCAAAACCAAATGTGAGAATAAAAACAGGATCAATTGAACAAATGTGGAGAAAACAAAGCATATTTTTTAGCCTTCCATACTGGGAATTTAATTTGATCCGACATAATTTGGACCctatgcatattgaaaaaaatgtttgcgACAATATTGTTGGAACACTTTTAGATGATTCCAACAAGAGCAAAGATAATTATGCAACGCGTAGAGACTTAAAGAATTTGGGTATTATGAAACAATTATGGCCCCGGGCACATTCAGATGGTAGAGAGTATTTGCCACCTGCATGTTACTCTATGTGTAAAGATGAAAAAAAGATATTTTGTTCTGTATTGAAAGATATTCGTGTTCCTGATGGTATGTCATCTGATATCTCAAAGTGTGTGAATGTTGGACGTTGTAGGATTATGGGCTTGAAAAGCCATGATTGTCATATTATGATGGAACAATTCCTTCCAATTGCTTTTCGTCGCGTGCTGTCGAAAAAGGTAACTGCTCCACTTATTATGTTGTGTGAATATTTTAGAACAGTATGTGCAAAGACCCTACAAGAAGATGAATTACAAAAGGCTGAAGAAGGAGTTATTTTGGTTTTATGTCAATTAGAGAGAATATTTCCACCATCTTTTTTCACAATAATGGTTCATTTGGTGGTACATTTAGCGTATGAAGCAAGAATTGCTGGGCCTGTACATTATCGGTGGATGTACCCAATAGAAAGATATCTGGggaaacttaaaaattttgttagaaataaaGTACGACCAGAGGCCAACATTGCAGAGGCATATTTAGCAGATGAATGTGTTGTGTTTTGTTCTCATTATGTAGATGGTAACATCTCATTAAACAATCCCGGAACACGACCTAAAGAGACACCAAATGATGAGTTTCCCACACTCTCGATGTTTCCACATGTAGGGCGACCAACAAAAGGGCTTCAAGTAGTTACCTTAGATGATAAAACTCTAACTCAAGCTCATAGATATATTCTCTCTAATTGTACAGTGTTGCAACCATATCGTGAGTAAGTAATactatttttttgattttttgcataatattttattgttttatgatcaataatttgttttaattatatattaatgttGATATTGAACAgtgaaataaaaaatgaattgAAGAGAAGACATAGATATGGCCAACGCCCAAGTAATTCTCAGTTGGATGACATGGTTAGAATGCAATTTCCAGAATGGTTTGCAAGACAAGTAAGTAATAtatgtgatttattttatattacaaatttttaataaatggacttgttattttttttactgtAAAAATTATATGTGTACCTTACAGGTTGATCGAGCAAATGAACGAATCGATGACTTAGATCTTCGGGTGCTTTCGCGTGGTCCAAATCCAGTAGCATTTAGTTATCATGGGTTCAACATAAATGGTTTTGCATTTCGCACGGTGGAATCTGAAACAAACAAAAAGGTCCAGAATAGTGGGGTTATGGTGCAGGCGATGCATGATAATGATGATCATGAGTCAATCTATTATGGTCGACTAACTGATGTCATCTCAGTTGATTATGGTGGTCGTGGACGAATTGTTCTTTTTCGATGCGATTGGGTTAACACTACTACAGGTTTCAAaattgatccatttggattttcaaTGCTGAATTTTTCACGCTTGATACATACAGGAGAACGTGAGGAACATGAACCTTTTATTTTGGCTACGCAAGCTCAAATGGTCTATTATGTTCGTGATTCAAAGGAGGAGGATTGGTACTGAGCCATTCGTCACACACCAAGAGATACGTATAACATGGGCAATGAAGATGATATGGATACGATGcattttattcataataaattttCTAATATGGAATCAATATTAGGTGATGTAAATAGAGTAGATGTTGAATTAATTAGAACTGATGTAGAGGGCTCAATAGTTGATGTTCTTCCAGTTGTGAACAATGAAACAGATGATGAAAGCTTTAGTTGATTTTTGTGTTTTCGTTCATTATTCTAAAGCTCTATCAATAAGAATTTTTTCTAATGTATTGTGAGTACAAATCAATATGGCAAAAGGGAATTGTTACTTATTTGAACTCTCCATGAACTCAGTTGTAATCTCTTGGAAATCACAATTCTGAAAATGAAGTGAAGGTGTTCTGCTGAGTTTTATTTCAGCAACCACAGAATTATTTGCTGAATCTGATTTCTGAAATGAAAGCTGATTTCTAATTTCTATATCTGATTTTTGAGCAATTACAATTTAGAAATTGAGAAACCTGTTTTCAAAATGTTGTTGTTGAGTTGCCATTGTGCCAATTTGGAGGAATATGTGTAGGTttatggaaggcaatttcagaaatcagaatttATTTCTCAATCTGATTTCTAATACTGAATCTGATTTGTTTCAGAAATCAGAATTtatttcagaaatcagaatttATTTGCTGAATCTGATTTGTTTATGAatttgatttctgatttctgatttctcaaTCTGATTTCTAATTTCTTATGAAACCAGATTTCTGATGTTTAAAAGTACTCTAGTATTCAATTGTGGAAATGAAGTGAGTAAGTGTTATGTGCTAGTGATAAGTGGGCTTCTTTACTGGTTGGCCTTCTAAATCCACaggggcattggatcggtcagcagaccgatctagtgatactatgggttttctgatcggtttggtgaccgatcagaaaccaaacagtggctcactgtaagttatctgatcggtcaccagaccgatcaggaaacgatcagaggcaaagaaggtagggggatcggtctggggaccgatccacctatagcctgatcggtccacagaccgatcaggcttcgaagccaactctcacagagttggctgatcggtctggggaccgatcagcctagggactgatcggtccacagaccgatcaagcgactcccagaccgatcaggttggagcctgatcggtccaggtctagaaTATTAATCAAAATTCCATTGCCTTAACATAATTTACATtccctattttttaaaattattttaataaattaaattaattaaacaaaatatgAATATTAATACAATAAAAATAAGACTCCACCCAAATTTCACATTCCCGCACCCAAATTTCACATTCCCGCTATTAATTCCCTCCCCTCACATTACCTTAACATAATTTACATTCCCACTAAAGTCGCCTCGTCGCCTTCCACAGACCACAAACACACTCACCTTCATCCCATCGTCGACGAGCCTCCGACCTCCGCCTCTTCTAGTCACACAGCCAGGAACCTCCGTCTCCTCCCAGGTACGCAGCTACCATAACCTCCGCCTCTTCCTTCCGCCGCCTCTTCCTTCCGCCGCTGATTCCTTCCGCCGCTGTTTCCTTCATCCTCTGATTCCGATTTTTTATTATGTTGCTTAATATTGATTTTGGAAGCCTTCTACAGATTATTAGACCTATTTTTGAATCCTATCCGCTGTTAGAGTTTTTATACTTCAACCTCTCTTTGCCCTGTCTTTGATCCGTCGACTCTTTGCAGGTAAAGGCTTTTGCTTTTGGAATTTGTTTAGGTTTtttttatgggttttgtcaaaggGATGAATCTCTTGATATAGGCAGTTCAAGTCAAAGGATGTTTGAGCAATGCCGAGACAAAATCACTGGCAATGTTCTTGATACTTTTTTATGGAATTTGAGAAGTATACAAATATCCTTGTAGCACTCTTTATTAGCATTGTTTTGCAGTTACATTTATCAGGTTTGATGTAGTTCGTGTTGTTAGAGCTTCTGTTTTAGTTTTTTCCCCTTATTTTGTGATATAGTTTGAAAGAAATATATGGTGTACAAGGTCTAAAGTTTCCACGTCATTGATGATACTTGAGCCAATCATTTAGATGTTCTCAATTATGTTATCTTTCGGTCCCTTTGAATCTTCATCAAATCAGATTAATTTTGTATAACTTTTAtattggtaaatatcactaaagAAGGCAGCATGATGAACAACATAGTTCTGTTTTCGTTAGTGTTTCTTTAGTGTTGTCGTCACCAACTCTATTTATGCTATTGTTTATAGTGATTTTCAGCTCAAGTAGGTCTTCAACCACTTcaactagattaaattttttttgacagAAATCTTTTCTTACAGCTACTAGAGTTATGCATTTTGACTAATACAATTCATTCCTTGTGTTTTTTTAATGCGGAACATTGTTTCTCTTTTGTTATTGATATCTGAGTTAATTATCTAGATGTTTTTTTAATGCAGAAAATTTGTTCTCTTTTGTTATTATGCTTGAACATTGTATGACAATTTCAGATTTTACACTTCAAACTTCATTCATATTTCTATATTGTGATTTGTAGGTAACTTTTGAAAATGGCAAACAAAAGAATGCGAAAGCTAATACAAAATAGCCAAAGACGATCTACGAGAGAAGAATCGAGTAATAGAGGAGttgatcatgaaaatgaatcacaAGATACAGCATCTCATTCACCATTAGAGCTACAAAATGAGGAGGTTAATGAGAAAGGTGAAAAATGTTTTTGGATatgaatagaaaattattttttgcaacactaagtgaaaattatatttttcagatGAAAATGAGATCATGTCTTCATCCCAAGCTCAGAAAAGAAAACGTGGCAAGACTATTATGAGAGATATTCATGCATTATATCCCGATCATATGCTGGTAGTGAAATTCAATGAAAGGGGACAGCCTTACGGTGATCTACAACCGACTCTTGCAAATTTTATTGGGACTATTGCACGGAATGGAGTTGTGTTGCCCCTGAGCTTTTTAGATTGGAGAAAAATGTCGACAAATCGTTTGAATAATGCATGGAAACTTGTTACTGTAAGTTTACAAGATCATAATTTCAATTATGAATTTAAATCAtgtacatattttattttatgtttatagGCACGTTTCTGTATCTCCAATTGCCATAGAAGAGTTATAATGCAAATGATGGGGGCTGCGTGGAGAAGGTGGAGGACTGAAGTGAAAGCTACATCTTATGATTCAAATACTCCACTAGAAGAGCTTGTTGCAATACAACCCATTCCTCATGGCTTGACACTTCAAACATGGGAAGTTTTATGTAACTAGTGGAAGTCTAccgaggtacaactagtattaatagttttttatatatgttatagaTGTTATAATTTCCTTATAAATTTTTGTGCCAGAAAACTTCAAAAATCAATAGAGAAAATGCGAACAAAAAGAAAGGGACTCATGCACAAGGACGCACTAATATTCCATCATTGGAATATAAATTTGTAAGaatcaaaattatttcttttctttcttacaGTTAGTTTCACACTGCTTATTTACTGTTTTACACTTTAATGCTCTTATCCTTGAAGTTCCAAGGTTTTATGGGATTCTAGAAATTGATTACAAGCAATGTAATGTATATAGTTAGTTTTTGaagaatttatataaatataatttattactgTAAGTTGTTATTACTGTAATTTATATAATTACAACCAATGTAATTTATTactgttttattttctttctataAGTTGTTATGCAAATAGAAGAATTTATGCTATTAATATTTGGTGCTAAATGTGGATTTGTTATCCTGTTAGTCTCAAGAAAATGGAAGAAAACCGAGTCATATTGAAATACAACAATTGAGTCGAAGAAGTGGAAAGAAAGGAGGCGCCCTTATTGATGACGAGGCAATACGAATTGAGGTAATAATATATTTCACTTTTTAAGTCgactttaaaatatatttttattctattaacaatttattttcttgttAGAATTTACTTAAAGAGACTGTGGATCGTCACCTTCAAGATAAACCTGAAGGAACACAACCAATAGAAGTCCATGAGGAGGCATTtcggtaataatatttttttaatttcatttcatttttgtaAAAGCTGTTGCAAATGGTTCAACTTTAATTTTATTCAATATATAGTGAGGTTTTTGGACCTGAGCATTCTGGTCGGGTACGATGTTTAGGAGCTGGTGCGCTGCCTAGTCAAGTGTTCCCAGAGCTATGTAAACGTAGCTCAATGTATTGGCAAGACTATCACTCTAATTCATATATGACGGACAAATTTAAGGAAATGGGAGAGAAAATTAAAGATATGGAGTTGCGAGAAGCACAACGACAAATGGAAATACAGCAGATGAAAAGACAAATGAAAGAAAATGATCAATTCCAAAATTTTGCACGGGTAATGCTCAATATGATGTCGGGTAGTGTTGGAGGTTCTCATGGACCTGAATCATTACCGGCACAGGTAAtaacattaataaaataaaagaatttgtttaaaa
The genomic region above belongs to Zingiber officinale cultivar Zhangliang chromosome 11A, Zo_v1.1, whole genome shotgun sequence and contains:
- the LOC122031602 gene encoding uncharacterized protein LOC122031602 — protein: MANKRMRKLIQNSQRRSTREESSNRGVDHENESQDTASHSPLELQNEEVNEKDENEIMSSSQAQKRKRGKTIMRDIHALYPDHMLVVKFNERGQPYGDLQPTLANFIGTIARNGVVLPLSFLDWRKMSTNRLNNAWKLVTARFCISNCHRRVIMQMMGAAWRRWRTEVKATSYDSNTPLEELVAIQPIPHGLTLQTWESQENGRKPSHIEIQQLSRRSGKKGGALIDDEAIRIENLLKETVDRHLQDKPEGTQPIEVHEEAFREVFGPEHSGRVRCLGAGALPSQVFPELCKRSSMYWQDYHSNSYMTDKFKEMGEKIKDMELREAQRQMEIQQMKRQMKENDQFQNFARVMLNMMSGSVGGSHGPESLPAQNN